The following coding sequences are from one Arthrobacter sp. 24S4-2 window:
- a CDS encoding protein tyrosine phosphatase, protein MSLFTVFATSKVAASVLAAGTLAVGGTGAAAFAGALPSDVQQSAHELLGAPAPHVGGVSKTATADANAEATASDAPSAAAAGAVEGENAEAKASATAVGPDATGPAAFGLCTAFTKGGLDASSTGFKSLTVAAKGEANIESFCADVAAAGNAAGKSGSHKAEVSGSGDAAANVEAPEAPAVPAAPELPTQAAVPSAPELPAEVPTHLPELPTSAGRP, encoded by the coding sequence ATGTCTTTGTTCACTGTTTTTGCCACTAGTAAGGTTGCCGCGAGCGTATTGGCGGCCGGCACGCTGGCGGTCGGTGGCACCGGCGCAGCCGCCTTTGCCGGAGCGCTTCCCTCTGACGTCCAGCAGAGCGCCCACGAGCTGCTCGGCGCCCCCGCCCCGCACGTCGGCGGCGTGTCCAAGACCGCCACGGCCGACGCCAACGCTGAAGCCACTGCGTCTGACGCCCCGTCAGCTGCTGCTGCCGGCGCCGTTGAGGGCGAGAACGCCGAGGCCAAGGCATCCGCAACGGCTGTTGGTCCGGATGCAACCGGCCCCGCCGCCTTCGGCCTGTGCACAGCCTTCACGAAGGGCGGCCTGGACGCAAGCTCCACCGGTTTCAAGTCCCTCACCGTTGCTGCCAAGGGCGAAGCCAACATCGAGTCCTTCTGCGCAGACGTAGCTGCGGCAGGTAACGCAGCAGGCAAATCCGGCAGCCACAAGGCTGAGGTTTCCGGATCGGGCGACGCCGCCGCGAACGTCGAGGCCCCGGAAGCGCCGGCAGTTCCGGCCGCCCCGGAACTCCCCACCCAGGCAGCAGTTCCCTCGGCTCCTGAGCTCCCCGCTGAGGTCCCCACCCATCTCCCCGAGCTGCCCACCTCTGCCGGCCGTCCGTAG
- a CDS encoding cell wall metabolism sensor histidine kinase WalK gives MNRIQELCRPLRVVRRPAGSNVSSPPADATLLADGIDRIFGRLGVRGRMVMSQLPLTVTMVLVVAAAAIFSPATLADGTFRIALLAHAALFALCAAVPWGRLHPEAFTLIPVLDCVAVGFTRQAGGPSFNVLSLMLVFPVIWLSASRYRHRVVLAVIATVLSTVVPAAALGADLAQGSMIRTIFLPLVMAAIAVTAHLVAGALYRQRRTLVSKDRDLAATLAESVQRQGLLDAVLSTVDVGVWVVDGHGKDVLTNRAMRTDPALARLAPAAGPSALFHSDRTTPVPPDGLPSARASRGETFANELYWSGEDAEQRAYSVSGRAIRSRDGASAGAVVTFAEVTALINALAAKDNFVATVSHELRTPLTSILGYLELALDEPGHEGIEAELRIVERNANHLMGLVNDLIAVASEKVDLVLQETDIAKLLAGAVAATHAQAAICGVDLVLDAEEPLTARVDPVRIRQVVGNLLSNAVKYSPDGGRITARARRDGKDLVCSITDTGIGMTEEDQEQAFAKFFRSARARNTAIPGAGLGLPISKTIIEGHGGSISLTSAPGAGTTVTFILPAA, from the coding sequence ATGAATCGTATCCAAGAACTATGTCGTCCGCTTCGCGTGGTGCGGCGGCCGGCCGGGTCCAACGTCAGCAGCCCACCTGCTGACGCCACTTTGCTGGCCGACGGGATCGACCGGATATTCGGCAGGTTAGGCGTCCGGGGGCGGATGGTGATGAGCCAGTTGCCCCTCACGGTCACCATGGTCCTCGTTGTTGCTGCCGCGGCGATTTTCAGCCCGGCAACTCTGGCGGACGGCACGTTCCGGATTGCGTTGCTGGCCCATGCCGCGCTGTTCGCACTCTGTGCAGCTGTTCCCTGGGGGCGGCTGCATCCCGAAGCATTCACGCTGATTCCCGTCCTCGACTGCGTGGCGGTCGGATTTACGCGGCAGGCCGGCGGACCCAGCTTTAACGTCCTCAGCCTGATGCTGGTCTTCCCGGTGATCTGGCTGTCCGCGAGCCGATACCGGCACCGTGTTGTCCTGGCAGTCATTGCGACCGTCCTCAGCACGGTGGTCCCCGCAGCAGCCCTGGGTGCGGACCTGGCGCAGGGTTCGATGATCCGGACAATCTTCCTCCCTCTGGTGATGGCCGCGATCGCCGTGACCGCCCACCTCGTAGCCGGCGCTCTTTACCGGCAACGCAGGACACTGGTCAGCAAGGACCGCGATCTGGCAGCCACCCTCGCCGAGAGCGTTCAACGGCAGGGGCTGCTTGATGCGGTTCTTTCAACCGTGGATGTTGGCGTGTGGGTGGTGGACGGGCACGGCAAGGACGTGCTGACCAACCGGGCGATGCGGACCGATCCTGCGTTGGCCCGGCTTGCCCCGGCCGCGGGGCCTTCGGCGCTGTTTCACAGCGACAGGACCACCCCTGTCCCGCCGGACGGACTCCCCTCCGCGCGGGCCTCCCGCGGTGAGACTTTCGCCAATGAGCTGTACTGGTCCGGCGAGGACGCAGAGCAACGGGCGTATTCCGTCAGCGGCCGTGCCATCCGGTCCCGGGACGGCGCCAGTGCCGGTGCCGTCGTCACCTTCGCCGAGGTGACGGCCCTGATCAACGCGCTCGCCGCCAAGGACAACTTCGTCGCCACGGTTTCCCATGAGCTGCGCACGCCGCTGACGTCCATACTCGGCTACCTGGAACTGGCCCTGGACGAGCCCGGCCATGAGGGCATAGAGGCTGAGCTGCGGATCGTGGAGCGGAATGCCAACCACCTGATGGGCCTCGTGAATGACCTGATTGCCGTCGCTTCCGAAAAGGTGGACCTCGTCCTGCAGGAGACGGACATCGCGAAGCTCCTGGCCGGTGCCGTGGCTGCTACCCACGCGCAGGCGGCCATCTGCGGAGTGGACCTGGTGCTCGACGCCGAGGAACCGCTGACCGCCCGGGTGGACCCCGTCAGGATCCGGCAGGTGGTGGGCAACCTGCTGTCGAACGCAGTGAAATATTCACCGGACGGCGGACGGATCACCGCCCGGGCCCGCAGGGACGGCAAAGACCTGGTCTGCTCGATCACCGACACGGGCATCGGCATGACGGAGGAGGACCAGGAACAGGCATTTGCCAAGTTCTTCCGTTCCGCCCGGGCCCGCAACACAGCTATTCCCGGGGCGGGCCTTGGCCTCCCCATCAGCAAGACCATCATCGAAGGACACGGCGGCTCAATCAGCCTGACCAGCGCACCGGGCGCGGGCACTACGGTGACCTTCATCCTTCCCGCCGCCTAA
- a CDS encoding glycoside hydrolase family 32 protein has translation MTTTTALDCRYRPKHHYTAGRNWLNDPNGLVYANGTYHLFYQHNPAGNDWGNMSWGHATSTDLLHWDEQPVAISCDGQEAIFSGSAVLDVRNTSGFGTADNPPLVAVYTSAYSPASQLGGRQAQSLAYSTDDGATWTKYAGNPVLDRASADFRDPKVFRYDGDAGSYWVMVAVEATDREVVLYKSADLKTWEYLSTFGPANATGGVWECPDLFELPVDGDAENTKWVLVVNLSPGGIAGGSGGQYFIGTFDGVAFVSETTVTGGLQQDDSRMAEYGWLDWGRDYYAAVSFSNAPDGRRLMIGWMSNWQYGAATPTTGWRGAMSLVREVRLARRGGKVVLVQAAVDPFGGSPAAAYTLAGQPLDAGTTWLPSDASGDVLRIDVELEPAAAGETGLLLRCGNGEQTVLAYDSGLGVLSLDRRASGNTEFHEAFASVERVAVPLEGGRLKLEIHLDRCSVEVFAQDGLATLTDQVFPAESSTAVALFADRDGGTVVRLDVVR, from the coding sequence ATGACAACCACCACCGCGCTCGACTGCCGGTACCGGCCGAAGCACCACTACACCGCCGGCCGCAACTGGCTGAACGACCCCAACGGACTGGTTTACGCCAACGGCACGTACCACCTCTTCTACCAGCACAACCCCGCCGGGAACGACTGGGGCAACATGTCCTGGGGGCACGCCACCTCCACGGACCTGCTGCACTGGGACGAACAGCCCGTGGCCATCTCCTGCGACGGACAGGAAGCCATCTTCTCCGGCTCGGCCGTCCTGGACGTGCGGAACACCAGCGGTTTCGGCACCGCGGACAACCCCCCGCTGGTGGCCGTCTACACCAGCGCCTATTCGCCCGCCTCCCAGCTGGGCGGCCGGCAGGCGCAGTCCCTCGCCTACAGCACGGACGACGGCGCCACCTGGACCAAGTACGCCGGGAACCCGGTGCTGGACCGCGCATCCGCGGACTTCCGCGACCCGAAGGTCTTCCGGTACGACGGCGACGCCGGCAGCTACTGGGTAATGGTGGCCGTGGAGGCAACGGACCGGGAAGTGGTCCTCTACAAGTCCGCGGACCTGAAGACCTGGGAGTACCTGAGCACCTTCGGCCCGGCGAACGCCACCGGCGGAGTGTGGGAGTGCCCTGACCTGTTTGAACTTCCGGTGGACGGCGACGCGGAAAACACCAAGTGGGTGCTGGTGGTGAACCTGAGCCCCGGCGGAATCGCCGGCGGCTCAGGCGGCCAGTACTTCATCGGAACGTTCGACGGCGTCGCGTTCGTTTCGGAGACCACTGTCACTGGGGGACTCCAGCAAGATGACAGCAGGATGGCGGAGTACGGCTGGCTGGACTGGGGCCGGGACTACTACGCGGCCGTTTCCTTCAGCAACGCACCGGACGGCCGGCGGCTCATGATCGGCTGGATGAGCAACTGGCAGTACGGCGCCGCCACACCCACCACCGGCTGGCGCGGCGCCATGTCCCTGGTCCGGGAAGTCAGGCTGGCCCGCCGCGGCGGAAAGGTGGTGCTGGTCCAGGCAGCGGTGGACCCGTTCGGCGGAAGCCCGGCTGCGGCGTACACCCTGGCCGGGCAGCCGCTGGACGCCGGCACCACATGGCTGCCGTCGGACGCCTCCGGCGACGTGCTGCGGATCGACGTCGAACTGGAGCCGGCGGCGGCCGGGGAAACGGGCCTTCTGCTCCGCTGCGGCAATGGCGAACAGACTGTCCTGGCCTACGATTCCGGCCTGGGCGTGCTCAGCCTGGACCGGCGGGCGTCCGGCAACACGGAGTTCCATGAGGCCTTCGCGTCGGTGGAACGCGTGGCGGTGCCGCTGGAGGGCGGGCGCCTGAAGCTGGAGATCCATCTGGACCGATGCTCGGTGGAGGTCTTTGCGCAGGACGGCCTGGCCACGCTCACGGACCAGGTCTTCCCCGCGGAGTCCAGCACGGCGGTGGCGCTGTTCGCGGACCGCGACGGCGGCACTGTGGTGAGGCTCGACGTCGTCCGTTAG
- a CDS encoding carbohydrate ABC transporter permease yields MKNSLRLSTASTMLVRILFAAVAAFPIVFMLVSSLKPDTQIFGDMSSVAAFLPVGNISIDNYAAVFDRVPAARFLVNSIGISAVTVVLGIFVNSLCAFALSRMEVRGKRVVFTVILATLIVPFQTLALPLVWWVNQLPYFELNGFSLEISKGWLDTYQVQIIPFIANAFSIYLYHQYFESIPKELDEAARIDGAGWFKIYRQVVMPLAGPATATVAILTFLPAWNSYLWPLMVVQSEELRPVMIGIQYFFQLNVSWGEVMAYASLITVPVVVLFIAFQRSFINSIASSGVKG; encoded by the coding sequence GTGAAAAATTCGCTTCGACTCAGTACTGCGTCAACCATGCTGGTGCGGATCCTGTTTGCCGCCGTCGCCGCCTTCCCGATCGTCTTCATGCTGGTGTCCTCGCTGAAGCCGGACACCCAGATCTTCGGGGACATGTCCTCTGTGGCGGCCTTTCTGCCGGTGGGAAACATCTCCATCGACAACTACGCGGCCGTGTTCGACCGTGTCCCGGCGGCACGCTTCCTGGTGAACTCCATCGGCATCTCTGCCGTCACGGTGGTCCTGGGCATCTTCGTCAACAGCCTCTGCGCGTTCGCCCTGTCCCGCATGGAAGTGCGCGGCAAGAGGGTGGTGTTCACCGTCATCCTGGCCACCCTGATCGTGCCCTTCCAGACCCTGGCCCTGCCCCTGGTCTGGTGGGTCAACCAGCTGCCATACTTCGAACTCAACGGCTTCAGCCTCGAGATTTCCAAGGGCTGGCTGGACACCTACCAGGTGCAGATCATCCCGTTCATCGCCAACGCGTTCTCCATCTACCTCTACCACCAGTACTTCGAGTCGATTCCCAAGGAACTGGATGAGGCCGCCCGTATCGACGGTGCGGGCTGGTTCAAGATCTACCGCCAGGTGGTCATGCCGCTGGCCGGACCCGCCACCGCCACGGTGGCGATCCTGACCTTCCTGCCGGCCTGGAACTCCTACCTGTGGCCCCTCATGGTGGTCCAGTCCGAGGAACTGCGCCCGGTGATGATCGGCATCCAGTACTTCTTCCAGCTCAACGTCTCCTGGGGCGAAGTAATGGCCTATGCCTCACTCATCACGGTTCCCGTGGTGGTCCTCTTCATCGCCTTCCAGCGCTCCTTCATCAACAGCATCGCGTCCAGCGGCGTCAAGGGCTAA
- a CDS encoding carbohydrate ABC transporter permease, with translation MTTSPLPTRPRPAVKTASHPVPAAPRRRAGFLREQISGWGMISPAAILLLLFVFLPAILGFGLAFTNARLISPRPVEFVGADNFARLFADPTFWRALLNVTYFAVVVVPVQSALALAMALLINKKFRGVNFFRTIYFLPVVTSMVVVSLLWLFMYRKDGLINELLSTFSFGLIQGADWLNDPATAMPAIIALSIWQAAGFHMIIWLAGLQSISGELYEAAQLDGASRWHQFRYVTWPGLKHTRSLVLVTITIQALGLFDQVSVMTQGGPLDSTTTIIYEAVRSGFKQQETSYASAISLVFFVLVLLISAVQRYLTREKD, from the coding sequence ATGACAACCAGCCCACTTCCCACCCGTCCCCGTCCCGCCGTCAAGACGGCGTCCCACCCGGTGCCGGCCGCACCGCGCCGCCGGGCAGGCTTCCTGCGCGAACAGATCAGCGGCTGGGGCATGATCTCCCCTGCGGCAATACTGCTGCTGCTCTTTGTGTTCCTTCCGGCCATCCTGGGCTTCGGCCTGGCCTTCACCAACGCCCGGCTGATCTCGCCGCGGCCAGTGGAATTCGTCGGCGCGGACAACTTTGCCCGGCTGTTCGCGGACCCCACTTTCTGGCGCGCGCTCCTGAACGTCACGTACTTCGCCGTGGTGGTGGTCCCGGTGCAGTCCGCGCTGGCCCTGGCCATGGCGCTGCTGATCAACAAGAAGTTCCGCGGCGTGAACTTCTTCCGCACCATCTACTTCCTGCCCGTGGTCACCTCCATGGTGGTGGTCTCGCTGCTGTGGCTGTTCATGTACCGCAAGGACGGCCTGATCAACGAACTGCTGTCCACCTTCAGCTTCGGCCTCATCCAGGGCGCGGACTGGCTCAACGACCCCGCCACGGCCATGCCGGCCATCATCGCGCTGTCCATCTGGCAGGCGGCCGGGTTCCACATGATCATCTGGCTCGCCGGGCTGCAGAGCATCTCCGGTGAACTGTACGAGGCGGCCCAGCTCGACGGCGCGAGCCGTTGGCACCAGTTCCGGTATGTCACCTGGCCCGGCCTGAAGCACACCCGCAGCCTGGTGCTGGTGACCATCACCATCCAGGCCCTCGGCCTCTTCGACCAGGTCAGTGTCATGACCCAGGGCGGCCCGCTCGACTCCACCACCACCATCATCTACGAGGCCGTCCGCTCCGGCTTCAAGCAGCAGGAAACCTCCTACGCCTCCGCGATCTCGCTGGTTTTCTTCGTCCTGGTGCTGCTCATCTCAGCGGTGCAGCGCTACCTGACCCGAGAGAAGGACTGA
- a CDS encoding sugar ABC transporter substrate-binding protein has product MNKRFTRILATSIAAAALVGSLGACGKGSASATSEGSNEITMWTHNAGNPEELKAIQGVVDSYNKSSGAKAKIKVQAFPQDSYNDSVVSAAAAGKLPCIVDIDGPNVPNWAWAKYLTPLKLSTDLSKNLPSTVAKWNGETYAVGYYDVALAMLARASDLKAAGVRVATVDKPWTKDEFQDALTKLKALGKWEYPLDMGTAGSGEWLPYGYSPFLQSFGADLINRDGFQSADGVLNGDKAVEWAKWFRGLADQGFMATKSGKDSTQDFLNNKSGLLYTGSWAADKARAALGEDLVVMPTVDLGNGPKIGGASWQWGVTEGCANTDAAMDYISYSLKPDNLAAVAKATGTIPATDEAAALIPAFADGGANRIFMDFSRKYAVMRPETPAYPFISTEFGKAVQDVLAGADPQAALDKAVKAIDANIKSNGGYKN; this is encoded by the coding sequence ATGAACAAGCGATTCACCCGGATCCTGGCCACCAGCATAGCCGCGGCCGCCCTCGTTGGCAGCCTGGGCGCCTGCGGCAAGGGGAGCGCCTCGGCCACGTCCGAAGGCTCCAACGAGATCACCATGTGGACCCACAACGCCGGAAACCCAGAGGAGCTCAAGGCGATCCAGGGCGTCGTGGACTCATATAACAAGAGCAGCGGCGCCAAGGCCAAAATCAAGGTGCAGGCGTTTCCGCAGGACTCCTACAACGACTCCGTTGTCTCCGCAGCGGCCGCGGGCAAGCTGCCCTGCATCGTGGACATCGACGGGCCCAACGTGCCCAACTGGGCGTGGGCCAAGTACCTGACGCCGCTGAAGCTGTCCACGGACCTGTCCAAGAACCTCCCCAGCACCGTGGCCAAATGGAACGGGGAAACCTACGCCGTGGGCTACTACGACGTCGCGCTGGCCATGCTGGCCCGGGCCTCCGACCTCAAGGCCGCCGGCGTGCGGGTGGCAACGGTGGACAAGCCCTGGACCAAGGACGAGTTCCAGGACGCACTGACCAAACTCAAGGCCCTGGGCAAGTGGGAGTACCCGCTGGACATGGGCACGGCCGGCAGCGGGGAATGGCTGCCCTACGGCTACTCGCCGTTCCTGCAGTCCTTCGGCGCGGACCTCATCAACCGCGACGGCTTCCAGTCGGCGGACGGCGTCCTCAACGGGGACAAGGCCGTGGAGTGGGCCAAGTGGTTCCGCGGGCTGGCGGACCAGGGCTTTATGGCAACGAAGAGCGGCAAGGACTCCACCCAGGACTTCCTGAACAACAAGAGCGGCCTGCTGTACACAGGCTCGTGGGCCGCGGACAAGGCCCGCGCCGCCCTCGGCGAGGACCTGGTGGTCATGCCCACGGTGGACCTCGGCAACGGCCCCAAGATCGGCGGCGCCTCCTGGCAGTGGGGCGTCACGGAGGGCTGCGCGAACACCGACGCCGCCATGGACTACATTTCCTACTCGCTGAAGCCGGACAACCTGGCCGCGGTGGCGAAGGCAACGGGAACCATTCCGGCAACGGATGAGGCCGCGGCCCTGATCCCCGCCTTCGCCGATGGCGGCGCGAACCGGATCTTCATGGACTTCTCCCGCAAGTACGCGGTGATGCGTCCCGAAACCCCGGCCTACCCGTTCATCTCCACCGAATTCGGCAAGGCCGTCCAGGACGTCCTGGCCGGCGCCGATCCGCAGGCGGCCCTGGACAAGGCGGTCAAGGCCATCGACGCCAACATCAAGTCCAACGGCGGCTACAAGAACTAG
- a CDS encoding LacI family DNA-binding transcriptional regulator → MVTKVGIRDVAKAAGVSVTTVSHALNTTGGSRVKAETQEHIRAIAKDLGYAPNRLASGLRNQRSQILGLVSDEITTTPFAGAMIRGAQDAAYERGYVLMVVNSGGDPELENREIRTLQQHQVDGIVYARMYHQGVSFPAELGTLPTVLLDAVSSDESISSVVPDEVAAAETAVEALIKAGHTRIGMLNNADDIPATHGRLQGYRNTLGRHGLGFTPDLVTTGVADTQGGREAALELLSRPERPTALFCFSDRVAMGAYQAASVLGLRIPEDLSVVGTDNLELIAAALWPGLTTVALPHYEMGRWAVTRLLDDIETPGSAPVQEKVSCPLIERGSVGPPPPEPLRLSPSGLVPPH, encoded by the coding sequence ATGGTGACGAAAGTCGGGATAAGGGACGTGGCGAAAGCTGCCGGGGTCTCCGTGACCACGGTGTCCCACGCCCTCAACACCACCGGCGGCTCCCGGGTCAAAGCGGAAACCCAGGAGCACATCCGCGCAATTGCCAAAGACCTTGGCTACGCGCCGAACCGGCTGGCCAGCGGGCTGCGCAACCAGCGCTCGCAGATCCTGGGCCTCGTCAGCGACGAAATCACCACCACACCCTTTGCCGGCGCCATGATCCGGGGTGCGCAGGACGCCGCCTACGAACGCGGCTACGTGCTCATGGTGGTCAATTCGGGCGGCGACCCTGAACTGGAAAACCGCGAAATCCGCACGCTGCAGCAGCACCAGGTTGACGGGATCGTCTACGCCAGGATGTACCACCAGGGGGTCAGCTTCCCGGCGGAACTGGGAACACTGCCCACGGTCCTTCTCGATGCCGTTAGCTCCGACGAATCCATCTCTTCGGTGGTCCCCGACGAGGTTGCGGCGGCGGAAACGGCAGTGGAAGCACTGATCAAGGCCGGCCATACCCGGATCGGGATGCTGAACAACGCTGACGACATCCCGGCAACCCACGGACGGCTGCAGGGCTACCGGAACACCCTGGGCCGGCACGGACTCGGGTTCACCCCGGACCTCGTGACCACCGGTGTGGCCGATACCCAAGGCGGACGGGAAGCCGCGTTGGAACTGCTGAGCCGTCCGGAGCGGCCCACCGCACTGTTTTGCTTCAGCGACCGCGTGGCAATGGGCGCCTACCAGGCCGCCTCCGTCCTGGGTCTTCGCATACCGGAGGACCTGTCGGTTGTTGGAACGGACAACCTCGAGCTGATCGCCGCGGCCCTCTGGCCCGGCCTCACCACCGTGGCCCTTCCGCACTACGAAATGGGACGCTGGGCCGTCACCCGGCTCCTCGACGATATCGAAACTCCCGGATCGGCGCCGGTCCAGGAGAAAGTCTCCTGCCCGCTCATCGAGAGAGGGTCGGTCGGCCCGCCGCCGCCTGAGCCCCTCCGACTGAGTCCCTCTGGCCTGGTCCCGCCCCACTAG
- a CDS encoding pyridoxal phosphate-dependent aminotransferase yields the protein MRPMQHSSKLQNVRYELRGPILQAAKEMEAEGHRILKMNLGDTAPFGLEAPESVVVDMIHHLRGAQGYSDSKGIFSARTAISQYYQTRGLMQIGVEDIFIGNGVSELISMCLQAFMENGDEILIPAPDYPLWTAAVTLTGGKPVHYLCDEDEHWWPDMADVEAKITKRTKAIVIINPNNPTGAVYPRHILEQFAELARKHHLVLFSDEIYEKILYEEAQHIHTASVAEDVCVLTFSGLSKAYRMPGYRAGWVAVTGPLAATLAYREGLELLASLRLCPNVPAQHAIQTCLGGYQSIEALVRRGGRLREQRDRAHKLLTAIPGVTCVPAAAAMYLFPRLDPELYPFQSDEQFVLDLLREQKILVSHGSAFNWPRPDHFRFVILPAVEDIEEAVRRISTFLASYRSSAAE from the coding sequence ATGCGTCCGATGCAGCACTCCAGCAAACTCCAGAATGTCCGCTATGAACTCCGCGGGCCCATCCTCCAGGCGGCCAAGGAGATGGAGGCAGAAGGGCACCGCATCCTCAAGATGAATCTTGGCGACACCGCACCATTCGGACTGGAAGCGCCCGAATCCGTTGTGGTGGACATGATCCACCACCTGCGCGGGGCGCAGGGCTACAGCGATTCCAAGGGCATCTTCTCGGCCCGCACCGCCATTTCGCAGTACTACCAGACCCGCGGGCTCATGCAGATCGGCGTCGAGGACATCTTCATCGGCAACGGCGTGAGCGAACTGATTTCCATGTGCCTGCAGGCGTTCATGGAAAACGGCGACGAGATCCTCATTCCCGCCCCCGACTACCCCCTGTGGACTGCGGCCGTGACACTGACCGGCGGCAAGCCCGTGCACTACCTGTGCGACGAGGACGAGCACTGGTGGCCGGACATGGCCGACGTCGAGGCGAAGATCACCAAGCGCACCAAGGCCATCGTGATCATCAACCCGAACAACCCCACGGGCGCTGTCTACCCTCGGCACATCCTGGAGCAGTTTGCGGAGCTGGCCCGCAAGCACCACCTGGTGCTGTTCTCCGATGAGATCTACGAGAAGATCCTGTACGAGGAGGCCCAGCACATCCATACGGCCTCCGTGGCCGAGGACGTCTGCGTCCTGACTTTCAGCGGCCTCTCCAAGGCCTACCGGATGCCGGGGTACCGCGCGGGCTGGGTGGCCGTCACCGGCCCGCTCGCGGCAACACTGGCCTACCGGGAAGGCCTGGAGCTGCTGGCGTCCCTGCGCCTCTGCCCCAACGTCCCCGCCCAGCACGCCATCCAGACGTGCCTTGGCGGCTATCAGAGCATCGAGGCCCTGGTCCGGCGCGGCGGCCGCCTTCGCGAGCAGCGGGACCGGGCCCATAAGCTGCTCACGGCCATTCCCGGCGTCACGTGCGTCCCCGCAGCGGCGGCCATGTACCTGTTTCCCCGGCTGGATCCTGAGCTCTATCCGTTCCAGAGCGACGAACAGTTCGTCCTGGACCTGCTGCGCGAACAAAAGATCCTGGTCTCACACGGCTCGGCCTTCAACTGGCCCCGGCCGGACCACTTCCGTTTCGTCATCCTGCCCGCCGTCGAAGACATCGAGGAAGCCGTGCGGCGGATCTCCACGTTCCTCGCCTCGTACCGGAGCAGCGCAGCGGAATAG